Part of the Sorghum bicolor cultivar BTx623 chromosome 1, Sorghum_bicolor_NCBIv3, whole genome shotgun sequence genome, TCATCTTCCAAATTACGGGAAACCAGCCATACCTTTTCTTCCTCCATGATGCGCTCTCGGTGGAAGTAGGAGTCGCACTGGTTGACGAAGGCCACAGGATCAGATTTCCCCGCAAATTTAGGGAAATCCATCGAGGCAAAGCGTGGCAGCGGCGGTGTGTTGTGGCGGATCTAGATCGATgattgcggcggcggcggatggtGGTGATAGGGCTGCGGCGCGGTGGCTGTGGTGATGGgggtgcggcggcggctggtggcGTTGCTGTGGCGGCGCGGCACGATGGATGAGGTAGGCGACACGACGATCTGGAtcggtatcttttttttttggaaacggCCGATGGAGGATCGGAACTGCTGGAGGATTCGCCTGATGGAGGATCGGAGGTGCTGGAGGATCCGGCTAATGGAGGAGGATCGCTGGATTCTCTCTGATACCAGATGTTATGAACGAGGTGGATATTTGggagataactaggccttatgctttgccaagagcttgagagattgagggagactagaattgtttcttaataattcattgcttgctttccattgtgccccatgggctgaatataaaaaggtacataggactaacacctcttgtgcctagacaatatggtactattcctatagacaaataactaagagagacactaattaacactaatgggcttaaggcccaactAGGACACTTGCGCCCTACGCCGCCCCTCTTATGCCCATGACATTTTCGGtgttattttttttgaaaggacACGACTTTCACCCTTTTCAGAGATCTTTCTTATGCCTTCGTTCTCAACTTTGTTCAATCACCTAGATAATGGAAAAGGTTACCTCTGCATAGAAAGAGAGGAGTGTGGGTCAAGGAATAGTGGTTGCTTGTTGTTTTGATGCTGCTCTGCTCTTTTGATTGTTTCAGGAAAGAAATCAAGATATTGCCTAGCTGTTATTAGACCGTGGACATACAGGTGTCATTAGTTTTCGTTTAGATTCTACTCTGCTCATTGGATCTTTTGTTGGTATCCAGTTCAAATCAACCGAAAAAGGATGCGACAGAGTACCAGCCTGGAATAGATTTCAAACTGCTGATTTTTACCACCTTTATTCCTCCTGTTTACTCTTTTCATTGCCTGTCACTATATTGAAAACTGAGAGGCCTAAATGCAATGTCAATCCATAGTTTCTTAACTATGCTAATACAATCATTCTGCTTAATGGTTTCTTACATGCATCAAACAAGAAAAATGCAGCCACTAGGTTCAGAACTCTTTTTTTGATACTTGCTATATGTGCTTACATGATATATCTATTACAAGACTTGCGCCAAAAAAAGACTTATCACAGGCAATTGAGATTCATTTATGTAAATATAGAAGTCTTGGAGAATAGTACAAAAACAGATGGCCTTGGTAAATGATCGAAGGCAAGGAAATAATCTTGCATTTTCTTGTGGTAAATCACAATACTCACTGCTTGCCAAGCAAAGAACAGGCACTGCCTTTTGGTTTACCTTGCTCCACTGCAATAAAACATTTATCTATGACATTTATTGGTTATTGGCGTTATTTTTGCAGGAAAGAAGGTATTTTTGATAAAGACCATTTGTTGGCCTGCTGCCTTTCAGATCCATGTATAGCTCTCCAAAGGTGGCTGATGTGAGTATCTATCTAGCATAGGTACATACATACAATTTTCAGCATTATTCTTACTGCTATTTCTGTTGTATATAGACTGCTACAGCTCCAAATATTTGCCACCATATTTTCTAGAGTACATAAGACTGTCTTTGATTTGTTCACTATAAACTGAAATGTGGCGAAAAAATCAGCCCTGACATTTTATAGTTCACAGTTTCACACCGATTTGATTCTTGCCTTCTTCCATTTATGATTCAACTTTCCTCAGCCCACATGGTGCAGTAAACAAGGAAAAAAATAACACATACCTAATCATGTTTTCAATACTAGGGTCCACCCATTTTTTTACAATATCCACTATGTAGGGTTGACAAGAACCCTGCTCAGGTAAAACAATTCATCCGGTGCCCTGGCCTACACCTTCGCCCTTTTGTCTTGTTGCCTACACATTCTACAGTGCAAAGCTTAAATCTTAGTAAGGTCATGGATTTTCATATGGCTACTTTTTCCCCAGTAGAGAATAAACGCCAACGAGTTTACATGCCACCTTATATTGATGATGGTGCTACATAAGATTGGCTAGATTGAAACAAGTTGTCCTCATCGGTCAATCTAGCCCCTTTTATCTATACATTGACCATTCAGATTACAAATTTGGTGAAAGAAAAATGCTTAATCATTCGTTAACTACGTCTCTTCAATTTCAGGCTCCGGAATCGCTTATTCACTAGGCAGGCGCAGAACAATCTTTGCAGATACAACTGAGTCATAATCCTTTGATGGCAGTACAACACTGCTTTTAAAAGAGTGTTTATGCAGTTTATCCCTAAATTGGTTTTCAAATGAGTAAGAAAACTATTTTGTTCATATATTTTCTTGTGTGCCTATTAACTCAGCTTTTTTGTCGTTACTTACAGCCCCTAACTTAATTGAGCTATTGGCATTACCAAAAATTGGGAAGGTCAAATGCTAATGTCCTTGAGTTTGGCACCATAGCGCTTTCGGAAATTCTGAGAAACAGAGGTAAGTTTTAAAAATATTCGATTGGGAATATCTACTGTCTTGGTTCTATTAATGTTGCTATTATCTACAATATATGGTCTGAATATTCACCAACAAACTAAAATTCTTTTTGTGAGATCTATAGAATAGAATGAAAGCAAATTTGGTTAAAAAGGCTGTTTTTGTTATAACGCTCCTATGAGTTATGCCCATATCTTGATGCACACTGAAGGCAAAGAGATAGAGAATAATGGTGATATTTGTAGTTAGTAACAGAACTCCACTCATGAGACTATGAATCTAAAACTAGAGTATCCTAAATGCTACAATGCCATGCTGCATAAATCGAACAGCTTTTGCTACAAGCTTTTAACGTCAAATTGTTGGATTACTTAGGTATAAAAATGATATCAGTGGTATCTCAAAACCTTATTTATGAAATTATCTTCTTCTTTCTCATGTTCTTCAGGCATGGGAAATATTTTCCTCAAGGACTCTTACATTTCTGTGACTATTTAGTTTTTTCGCATGTGAATAATGTCATGCCACCATTTACACCAAAGTTGTTGCTGGATGAGTGTATATTTGAATGCAGAGAGTTGACAGCTTGTGATGGTTGCCACGCATGAATGCCCTTGCTCACCTATTATGTCCTTTGTCTTAGATTCCGTAATATCATCATGTTACCTATTGCTGCCACTATTATCTTGTACCTTGGATTCTTAGAAATGACAACAGTATTttatgccccccccccccccccccccaagaaAAGGTGGTAGCTCTCTGCAGAAAGAATGTGATTCAGTTTTCGTAGATCCCGCTTTTATCTTAATCGTACCTCTTGTTGATAATAAATGATATTGTGATTTATTGGACTCTTCTAacctattattttattattacatTGCCTGGAACTTCAAGATGACGAATTTAAAAGAGTAAAAGAGGCAGGATGATTTGCTCCATAATACCCATGGAACACTGGCATGTATGGATCTAAAGGTTATCAACAAGATATGGGCTATGATGATGCAGAATCCGACATCTGGTTGCTGGCTACCTCCCTTTTGCATCGCTTCTTGAATAGTTCATTGGTATTTTCAGTACATGAAAGTTTTTGGCATACATATCATATGTTCATACCATTTTGATAGATGAATAAATGCggtcctttctaaaatttattgGGAATCCTAAGGGATCTTCAACTGCATCTTAGTGTTACCTTGAGCCATATGCAACTCCTGTAAATACGTTACGTGTGCCATTTTTGATGTGAACAATATATATAGTGTATGCATACATCAATGTAGTTTACCAGTCTTATAAATATCTATCGGTCATGCTACCTTGCCAATCTACATTACCAACGTCTCGCTGATGTGGATCATACATGTATGCAACCTCACTGTGCTCCTTTCTCTCGCGCGCGAGGGCGCGGGCCCTCCACTAGTTGGTAACATAAAGAAGTATCATATGGTGAAATGGGAGGCCCTGGCTACCCtaaaagattttggtggtttggGTTTTGCAGATACGAGAGCTATGAATACAACTCTCCTGGGAAAAGTGGTGCTATAAACTTGATAGACACAATGATAGTATGGCATTGCAAGTTCTAacaagggtgtgtttggttgggctgTGACTTTTGGAAAAGCTACTGTGAGCTTTGAGCTTTTGAAAAGCTGCTGTGGGATGTGGGCTTTGAGAAATCCATTTGTCATTTGGTTGGTCACTTGTGGCTTTTGGAAAAAAACTGAACGGATCCCAAAAGTCAGTGAAAGCAGGGGGTGAGGTGCTTTTGGATTTGTACTACGAGAAAAGCTGCTTTTGGGCAAAAGCACTTGTGGCTTTTGGGCCCTTTGGTTGGCTTTTGGCTTTTACAAAAGCAAAAGCAGGTTCAAAAGCCCAACCAAAGGGACCCCAAATATGTGAAAGGTCAAAGTATATGTCAAAGCAAAATTAGAGGTGGCTCACAATTTTGGCAAGGGATTATGCACGCCAGGGAATGGTTTGAGAGAGGAACAAGATGGATGGTGCAATGGAAGAAGAATTCGGTTTTGGCAAGATGTGTGGCTAGACAACTGCCCTTTAAAGATCAGGTTCCCGAGACTATACAAGATCACGAGGTAGCAAACCTGGTCAGTAGCAGAGATGTTTGTGGTAGATTGGGAGCTTGACTGCAGAAGAAATTTGGGTCAGGAGGAATGCTCTGATTTAATTGATTTGCAGGAAGCATTAGAGGTGATATAGATTACAAGGATGATAGCTTAATCTGGGCTCTAGAATCTTGAGGCAGATTTTCAAGCAAGTCTCCGTATAGACTTATGGTGAATCCTAGAGAAGTGGATGTAAGAATGAGATATCTTTGGGAAATTAAGCTTTCGCTGAAGATCAAAGTTTTCCTTTGGATGTTATGGCATGACAGGGTGCAGATTGGAGAATAACTAAAGAAGAGGAAAAGCAAACACTCGAGCTTTGCAAATACTATGGGCGACTAAAAACCAGGGATCACCTCTTCTTTAACTGTAGTATAACCTAGATTATTTGGGTTTGGGTGCGGGTTAGCCTAAGATGGAATAGGAGGCCTACCTCGATGACTAACTTCCAAGATATGCTTAATGctggagagattgagagatctaAGATCGTTAACTTCTTTGTGATAGCTAGTGTTCGTGGGCTGTGTGGAAGTCTAGGAATGACTAGGTGTTTAACAACAAACTTATCAAAACTCCCAAAGCTCTTGCTTACAAAGTCTTGGCTCTGTTGAAACCAATGTTTTTAAGGAGTCGCTTTGGCGTCGCTTTAGCGTCGCCTAATCGCCAAGGCGCTCTAGGCAAGACGTTTTGGTAGACGACTCACCTCAGATTGGTATGGTGTCCACCTTACGAGCATGGCGTCCGGAAAACGTCGATTTGGCGTCCGATTCGTCCCAGATCGAGGAAGGCGGGCGCCATACGGGCGTGCTCTGTGCGGGGAGGCAGGAAACGTGGGACATCGCGGGAGAAAggatggggaaaagagcaaacgCGCGGGAAAGGCAGTCGTGCGCGCAGAGacagagggggggggggtgcgTGGGAGAATTAGGCGCGCTGGAGAGAAGAACGCGGGAGAAATCAGAGCAGACAGCAGAGAGAGGAGCGTTCAGGGAAGACAGACCTACCTGCTCGCTCGCGTTTTGCCCGCGCCACAGGGAGAAGCTGCTGCCGTCGAGTCTCTGCCTGAAGCAAAGGCTCCGCCTTCCGCTCCCCTCTTCCCAATCCGCGCGAGGAGCTGCCGTCGGCGGGTAGCTGTTTCCCGGCCTGCCTCCTCTGGTCATTCTCCTTCCGCGCGGGGAGCAGCCGCCGGCGGGTTGCTGTTTCCCTGCCACCTCTCTGGTCCTCCATCGCCTCCTCCAGTCTTCCCTCGAGCAGGACACCGAGCTGCCTCCTCCAGTGTTGCCTCGAGCAGGACACAGAGCCGCCTCCTCCAGTCTTCCCTCGAGCAGGACACAGGTAATTACTCTGCTTTGCTTGTCTGTATCCTCTTGTCTTGAGCAGAAATAGTAGGAATGCAGGATGCTACTCTGTTTTTTCTACTTGTCTGTATCCTTTTGTCTTGAGCAGAACAGCAGGATGCCGACTTGTTTATATTTTCTTTGCTTGGTGCTTGGTGCTTGGTGCTTAGTGCTCAGTGCTTACTGCTTAGTGCTTAGCCTCTTTTGGACAACAATATGTTTTTTATATTCCAATCTGAGCCCTATTTAACTATTTGTGTCCATTGTCCAGTTGTCCTTTAGTGCTCAGTGTTAATTAATAATTACTTTGCATTATCGTGTTTCACATAATCATTGAGTCTATCTAAATGGCAAGTCCACAGAGTGCAAATCCACAGAATGCAAGTCCACAGAGTATAGGTTCAGGTACTGCTGAATATGATCCAAGGACGGATCCGAAAAGGAAGGCCAAGTCTAATGATCCTGGGTGGAAGTATGGCTTCTGGCCAGAAATTGGCAACAAAGATTTGGTTGAGTGTATCCTTTGTGGAACACAAGTAAAGTCTGGAATCAAGAGATTGAAGGAGCATCTTGTAGGTGGATATGGAGATGCTGTCAAATGTGATAAGACAACAATAGAAATTGCTGCTGAAATGGAAGCAGCACTAGTTAAGGGAAGAAGAAGGAGAGCGCTAAACCtagatgatgacgatgatggtGTTCAAATGGTGGAAGTGGTACCAAGTGAGAACCAGGTTCAGGGACATCCAAGTTCAGGCACAACTGTGCAACATCCAAGTTCAGGGACAGcatccaaaaggaagcaatcTGCTCTGAAATTTTCAACTTTACCACCTAGACCAAAAGAGAAGAAGTTAGTGATTACCATGCTTCGAAAAAAACCTGAAGAAGTGGTTGAGGAAAGACATTCTAAGAATGGACCTGCACAAAGCAGTGTGGAGGGAAGGATCAGGACCAAGGAAGAAAGAGATGAAGTCAATATGCATGTGGCCAATTTCTTCTATGAGAGTAGAATACCATTGAATGCTATCAATGCAAGGAGCTTTGAGATTATGTGTGAGGCCATTGGACAGTATGGACCTGGATATAAACCTCCTAGCTACCATGAGGTGAGGGTGCCATTGCTACGAAAGGCTGTGGAACAGACCAACAAACTAAAGGAGAAGCATGAGGCTGCTTGGAAGCAATATGGCTGTACACTCATGTCAGCTGGGTGGACAGATAGGCGAGCCGTCACCTCATTAATTTCCTAGTCAATAGTCCAGAGGGGACTTTCTTCTTGGAGTCCGTTGATGCATCAAGCAAAGTACATGATGCACCAATGTTGGCAGATTTACTACAGCAGAGAATTGATCTCATTGGAAGAGACAAGGTTGTTCAAGTGGTCACTGACAATGGTGCTAACTATAAGGCAGCTTGCAAGCTTCTTATGGAAAGAATTCCAACGCTGTTTTGGACTCCATGTgctgcacattgcttggacctTATGCTAGAGGACATTGGCAAAATGAAGGTGTTCAGCAAGCCTATTGCACGTGCAAGACAAGTTACTACCTTTATTTATAGGCACGGGAGGCTTCTTGATGCAATGAGGGAGAAGACAGGAGGTAGAGATCTTGTTAGACCAGGAGTAACTCGTTTTGCTACTGCTTTCCTCACTTTGCGCAGCTTACACACTCATAGGGATGCTCTGAAATTCCTATTTGTAAGTGATGATTGGACTAAGTCCAAATTGGCAAAAACAGAAGCAGGAAAGAAAGTGCATGACACCATCCTTTCAACCGAATTTTGGAACTCAGTTGAGGACTGCCTGAGAGCTTCACAACCCCTTATTGTTTTGTTGAGGATAGTTGATGGTGATGAGAGGCCAGTGGTGATGCGACTAATATTAACATAACTTATGCTCGGAGGCAGTCTGCAATGGCTACTGCCCTAATTAGGAGGACTGATGAACTACAGGAGGCTGAAGACATGGAAGATGACAACTCTGGTGAAGAATATCTGGTGATGATGTGGAAGTTGATGACTATGGTGAAATTGAACCTATTGTTGCTGATGAAAGTGATCAAGCTACTAGTGGTGGTGCCAATTCAGATCCTTTTGTGATGGAGGATGACTTCTATTGACTTAATGGTGCTTGAGAGTGGTGAGAGTATTTGTGCCAGACTATTTGTGCACTAGTATTGTATTATTGTGGAATGT contains:
- the LOC8067867 gene encoding uncharacterized protein LOC8067867; the encoded protein is MASPQSANPQNASPQSIGSGTAEYDPRTDPKRKAKSNDPGWKYGFWPEIGNKDLVECILCGTQVKSGIKRLKEHLVGGYGDAVKCDKTTIEIAAEMEAALVKGRRRRALNLDDDDDGVQMVEVVPSENQVQGHPSSGTTVQHPSSGTASKRKQSALKFSTLPPRPKEKKLVITMLRKKPEEVVEERHSKNGPAQSSVEGRIRTKEERDEVNMHVANFFYESRIPLNAINARSFEIMCEAIGQYGPGYKPPSYHEVRVPLLRKAVEQTNKLKEKHEAAWKQYGYLLQQRIDLIGRDKVVQVVTDNGANYKAACKLLMERIPTLFWTPCAAHCLDLMLEDIGKMKVFSKPIARARQVTTFIYRHGRLLDAMREKTGVDDYGEIEPIVADESDQATSGGANSDPFVMEDDFY